In Drosophila simulans strain w501 chromosome X, Prin_Dsim_3.1, whole genome shotgun sequence, one DNA window encodes the following:
- the LOC6740352 gene encoding annexin B10 isoform X1 codes for MMDYKPVPTVKDAAPFDAAQDAQVLRAAMKGFGTDEQEIIDVLVGRSNQQRQTIKAVYEAEFERDLVDDLKDELGGKFEDVIVGLMMPPVEYLCKQLHAAMAGIGTEEATLVEILCTKTNEEMAQIVAVYEERYQRPLAEQMCSETSGFFRRLLTLIVTGVRDGLDTPVDVDQAKEQAAQLYSAGEAKLGTDEEVFNRIMSHASFPQLRLVFEEYKELSGQTIEQAIKHEMSDELHEAMMAIVECVQSPAAFFANRLYKAMNGAGTDDATLIRIIVSRSEIDLETIKQEFERIYNRTLHSAVVDAETSGDYKRALTALLGSA; via the exons ATGATGGACTACAAA CCCGTGCCCACGGTTAAGGACGCAGCTCCCTTCGACGCCGCCCAGGACGCCCAGGTGCTGCGGGCGGCGATGAAGGGATTCGGCACCGACGAGCAAGAGATCATCGACGTGCTCGTCGGCAGGAGCAACCAGCAGAGGCAGACGATCAAGGCGGTTTACGAGGCGGAGTTCGAGCGCGACCTGGTCGACGATCTAAAGGACGAGCTGGGCGGCAAGTTCGAGGACGTGATCGTGGGTCTAATGATGCCGCCGGTGGAGTACCTGTGCAAGCAACTGCACGCAGCCATGGCGGGCATCGGCACCGAGGAGGCCACACTCGTCGAGATCCTGTGCACCAAGACCAACGAGGAGATGGCCCAGATCGTGGCCGTCTACGAGGAGCGCTACCAGCGTCCGCTGGCCGAGCAGATGTGCAGCGAGACCTCCGGCTTCTTCCGCCGCCTGCTCACGCTGATCGTGACCGGAGTGCGTGACGGACTGGACACGCCCGTCGACGTCGACCAGGCCAAAGAGCAAGCCGCCCAGCTCTACTCGGCCGGCGAGGCCAAGCTGGGAACGGACGAGGAGGTCTTCAACCGGATCATGTCGCACGCCAGCTTCCCACAGCTGCGACTCGTCTTCGAGGAGTACAAGGAGCTCTCCGGGCAGACCATCGAGCAGGCCATCAAGCACGAGATGTCCGACGAGCTGCACGAGGCCATGATGGCCATAG TTGAGTGCGTCCAGTCACCGGCAGCCTTCTTCGCCAACCGCCTGTACAAGGCCATGAATGGCGCCGGCACCGATGACGCCACGCTCATCCGCATCATTGTCAGCCGCTCGGAGATCGACCTGGAGACCATTAAGCAGGAGTTCGAGCGAATCTACAACCGTACGCTGCACAGCGCCGTGGTG GAC GCGGAGACCTCTGGTGACTACAAGCGGGCCCTGACTGCCCTACTGGGATCCGCCTAG
- the LOC27208782 gene encoding delta(3,5)-Delta(2,4)-dienoyl-CoA isomerase, mitochondrial produces MSLSRLNTLMKLAPKPTAIGSLQMQRNLSALPESGPTGHFKTLAVSSPKPFVFHVELHRPSKFNAISKQMWLEIKECFDGLATNPDCRAIVLSAAGKHFTAGIDLNDMMNLGQTLAETDDYARKGVIMERMIKVYQDSISSLEHCPKPVITAVHKACIGAGVDLITAADIRYCTEDAFFQVKEVDIGMAADVGTLQRLPKAVGSQSLARELCFTGRKFEAAEAHSSGLVSRLFPDKESLLTGALAVAELIASKSPVAVKTTKESLVYSLEHTNQEGLDHILLLNKLNLLSEDFAQAVAAQLTKDDKPVFAKL; encoded by the exons ATGTCGCTCTCCCGCCTGAACACTCTGATGAAACTGGCGCCCAAGCCCACGG CCATCGGATCTCTCCAGATGCAGAGAAACCTTTCCGCCCTCCCGGAATCCGGACCCACCGGCCATTTCAAGACGCTGGCCGTCAGTTCGCCCAAGCCGTTCGTCTTTCATGTGGAGCTCCATCGGCCCAGCAAGTTCAACGCCATCAGCAAGCAGATGTGGCT GGAGATCAAGGAGTGCTTCGACGGACTGGCCACTAATCCCGACTGCCGGGCTATCGTTCTGTCTGCCGCTGGAAAGCACTTCACCGCCGGCATTGACCTCAACGACATGATGAACCTGGGCCAAACGCTGGCCGAGACCGATGACTACGCCCGCAAGGGCGTCATCATGGAGCGCATGATCAAGGTGTACCAGGACTCGATCAGCAGCCTGGAGCACTGCCCCAAGCCGGTCATCACGGCGGTGCACAAGGCGTGCATCGGCGCCGGCGTGGATCTGATTACCGCCGCCGACATTCGCTACTGCACCGAGGACGCCTTCTTCCAGGTCAAAGAGGTGGACATCGGCATGGCCGCCGACGTGGGCACCCTGCAGCGTCTGCCCAAGGCAGTGGGCAGTCAGTCCCTCGCCCGCGAGCTGTGCTTCACTGGGCGCAAATTCGAGGCCGCCGAGGCGCACTCCTCGGGCCTGGTGAGTCGCCTCTTCCCAGACAAGGAGTCCCTGCTGACCGGAGCCCTGGCCGTGGCCGAGCTCATCGCCAGCAAGAGTCCCGTCGCCGTGAAGACAACCAAGGAGAGCCTCGTCTACTCCCTGGAGCACACCAATCAAGAGGGCTTGGATCACATT CTCCTGCTGAACAAGCTCAACCTGCTGTCGGAGGACTTCGCCCAGGCTGTGGCCGCCCAGTTGACGAAGGACGATAAGCCAGTGTTCGCCAAGCTGTGA
- the LOC27209022 gene encoding xaa-Pro aminopeptidase 3: MNTLRRLDRLIAPTVRRSAAISTSLWPHRWMSQSTTISPGSPSSKSTVNAAEVRGVAQILRQQKGNLGQPTSVSHPHLIQPDELVPGVELTEIKERRSQLMQNIRAYARSFGGEFNGHSSTCHMLVLGAASKKYMSGKIPYVFRQNSDFYYLTGCLEPDAVLLLTIDEAQNVQSELFMRPKDPHAELWDGPRTGPELAVPLFGVTEAHPLSQLEAVLAKRAGALKPHIWFDQKSTDLPSLAENMLRLSGDQHRPLLPAYTFLEAMRLLKSRDEMQLMRRTCDIASRSFNEVMAETRPGQSEHHLFAAIDYKCRMRNASYLAYPPVVAAGQNATVIHYVANSQLLGQHDLVLMDAGCEYGGYTSDITRTWPASGLFTEPQRTLYDMLHQLQGEIIGNVMKPGGETLDQLFETTCYKLGKYLQEIGLVGKSYSEYKELVSQGYRFCPHHVSHYLGMDVHDTPHVPRNTRIVPGMVFTIEPGIYIGQDCGDVPPEFRGIGIRIEDDLLINENGHVEVLTEACVKDPRALQELCKQQQRKPGASSAEAF, translated from the exons ATGAATACCCTAAGGCGCCTGGACCGCCTGATCGCTCCCACCGTCCGCCGCAGTGCCGCCATTTCCACCAGCCTGTGGCCACACCGCTGGATGAGCCAGTCAACCACGATCTCCCCAGGAAGTCCCAGCAGCAAATCGACAGTGAACGCGGCCGAGGTGCGCGGCGTGGCTCAGATCCTGCGCCAGCAAAAGGGAAACCTGGGACAGCCCACCAGCGTCTCGCATCCACATCTTATCCAGCCGGACGAGCTGGTTCCGGGCGTGGAGCTGACCGAGATCAAGGAACGCCGTTCGCAGCTGATGCAAAACATCCGCGCCTATGCGCGCAGCTTCGGCGGCGAGTTCAATGGGCACTCGAGCACCTGTCACATG CTCGTTCTGGGCGCCGCCTCCAAGAAGTATATGAGCGGCAAGATCCCGTACGTGTTCCGCCAGAACTCGGATTTCTACTACCTAACTGGCTGCCTAGAGCCGGACGCCGTGCTACTGCTGACCATCGACGAGGCCCAGAACGTGCAGTCCGAGCTGTTTATGCGTCCCAAGGACCCGCATGCCGAGCTGTGGGATGGTCCGCGCACTGGGCCCGAGCTGGCGGTGCCGCTCTTCGGCGTCACTGAGGCCCATCCGCTTTCCCAGCTGGAGGCGGTGCTGGCCAAGCGCGCAGGCGCCCTAAAACCACACATCTGGTTCGACCAGAAGAGCACCGACCTGCCATCCCTAGCGGAGAACATGCTGCGATTGAGCGGCGATCAGCACCGTCCGCTGCTGCCGGCCTACACTTTCCTAGAAGCCATGCGCCTGCTCAAGTCCCGCGACGAGATGCAGCTAATGCGGCGCACCTGCGACATAGCCTCACGCTCGTTCAACGAAGTGATGGCCGAGACGCGGCCAGGTCAGTCGGAGCACCATCTGTTCGCCGCGATTGACTACAAGTGCCGCATGCGCAACGCCAGCTACCTGGCCTACCCGCCGGTGGTGGCTGCCGGTCAAAACGCCACGGTGATCCACTACGTGGCCAACAGCCAGTTGTTGGGGCAGCACGATCTGGTGCTGATGGACGCCGGCTGCGAGTATGGCGGCTACACCAGCGACATCACACGCACCTGGCCGGCGAGTGGGCTTTTCACGGAGCCGCAGCGCACACTGTACGACATGCTGCACCAGCTGCAGGGGGAGATTATTGGCAATGTGATGAAGCCAGGCGGCGAGACGCTCGATCAGCTGTTCGAGACCACCTGCTACAAGCTGGGCAAGTACTTGCAGGAGATCGGGCTGGTGGGCAAGTCGTACAGCGAGTACAAGGAACTGGTCAGCCAGGGCTACCGCTTCTGTCCGCACCACGTCTCCCACTACCTTGGCATGGACGTGCATGACACGCCGCACGTGCCGCGCAACACGCGCATCGTGCCCGGCATGGTCTTCACCATTGAGCCGGGCATCTACATTGGCCAGGATTGCGGCGACGTGCCGCCCGAGTTCCGAGGCATCGGCATCCGCATCGAAGACGATCTGCTCATCAACGAGAACGGCCACGTGGAGGTTCTAACTGAGGCGTGCGTCAAGGATCCACGCGCCCTGCAGGAACTTTGCAAACAGCAGCAGAGGAAGCCCGGCGCCTCATCCGCGGAGGCGTTTTAA
- the LOC6740352 gene encoding annexin B10 isoform X2, producing the protein MMDYKPVPTVKDAAPFDAAQDAQVLRAAMKGFGTDEQEIIDVLVGRSNQQRQTIKAVYEAEFERDLVDDLKDELGGKFEDVIVGLMMPPVEYLCKQLHAAMAGIGTEEATLVEILCTKTNEEMAQIVAVYEERYQRPLAEQMCSETSGFFRRLLTLIVTGVRDGLDTPVDVDQAKEQAAQLYSAGEAKLGTDEEVFNRIMSHASFPQLRLVFEEYKELSGQTIEQAIKHEMSDELHEAMMAIVECVQSPAAFFANRLYKAMNGAGTDDATLIRIIVSRSEIDLETIKQEFERIYNRTLHSAVVAETSGDYKRALTALLGSA; encoded by the exons ATGATGGACTACAAA CCCGTGCCCACGGTTAAGGACGCAGCTCCCTTCGACGCCGCCCAGGACGCCCAGGTGCTGCGGGCGGCGATGAAGGGATTCGGCACCGACGAGCAAGAGATCATCGACGTGCTCGTCGGCAGGAGCAACCAGCAGAGGCAGACGATCAAGGCGGTTTACGAGGCGGAGTTCGAGCGCGACCTGGTCGACGATCTAAAGGACGAGCTGGGCGGCAAGTTCGAGGACGTGATCGTGGGTCTAATGATGCCGCCGGTGGAGTACCTGTGCAAGCAACTGCACGCAGCCATGGCGGGCATCGGCACCGAGGAGGCCACACTCGTCGAGATCCTGTGCACCAAGACCAACGAGGAGATGGCCCAGATCGTGGCCGTCTACGAGGAGCGCTACCAGCGTCCGCTGGCCGAGCAGATGTGCAGCGAGACCTCCGGCTTCTTCCGCCGCCTGCTCACGCTGATCGTGACCGGAGTGCGTGACGGACTGGACACGCCCGTCGACGTCGACCAGGCCAAAGAGCAAGCCGCCCAGCTCTACTCGGCCGGCGAGGCCAAGCTGGGAACGGACGAGGAGGTCTTCAACCGGATCATGTCGCACGCCAGCTTCCCACAGCTGCGACTCGTCTTCGAGGAGTACAAGGAGCTCTCCGGGCAGACCATCGAGCAGGCCATCAAGCACGAGATGTCCGACGAGCTGCACGAGGCCATGATGGCCATAG TTGAGTGCGTCCAGTCACCGGCAGCCTTCTTCGCCAACCGCCTGTACAAGGCCATGAATGGCGCCGGCACCGATGACGCCACGCTCATCCGCATCATTGTCAGCCGCTCGGAGATCGACCTGGAGACCATTAAGCAGGAGTTCGAGCGAATCTACAACCGTACGCTGCACAGCGCCGTGGTG GCGGAGACCTCTGGTGACTACAAGCGGGCCCTGACTGCCCTACTGGGATCCGCCTAG
- the LOC27207986 gene encoding TIP41-like protein has translation MSMESFVPRLPVDSESIQFHDWVISYEKSHILKSSCQLGTAECCPKDSADRCDLCHYQHSLQLPHLPDMVFHKNRLVLKHKDGAALEFCPMDALALVDNGKQPLEVACAQEWRETRNEHTMEEKFKPFDWTFTSTYQGTMNEKVRSETTDQTLNKFKLMQRENIIFYHDLTLFEDELHDHGISVMSVRIRVMPSGFFILLRHFLRVDHVLIRMHDTRFHHEIENDFILKEYIHREAPCTELQNSVASWTNPDAMQEFVPVKSKQLQKLFFK, from the exons ATGTCCATGGAG AGCTTTGTGCCCCGGCTGCCGGTGGACAGCGAGTCCATCCAGTTCCACGACTGGGTCATTAGCTACGAGAAGTCGCACATCCTGAAGAGCAGCTGCCAACTGGGAACCGCCGAGTGCTGTCCCAAGGACTCGGCCGACCGCTGCGACCTCTGCCACTACCAGCACTCCCTGCAGCTGCCCCACCTGCCCGacatggtgttccacaagAATCGGCTGGTGCTGAAGCACAAGGACGGCGCCGCTCTCGAGTTCTGCCCCATGGACGCGCTGGCGCTGGTGGACAATGGGAAGCAGCCGCTGGAGGTCGCTTGTGCTCAGGAGTGGCGGGAAACGCG TAACGAGCACACAATGGAGGAGAAGTTCAAGCCTTTCGACTGGACATTCACCTCCACATACCAGGGCACCATGAACGAAAAAGTGCGGTCGGAGACCACGGATCAGACGCTGAACAAGTTCAAGCTGATGCAGCGCGAGAACATCATCTTCTACCACGATTTAACTCTGTTCGAGGACGAGCTGCACGACCACGGGATCTCGGTGATGAGCGTGCGAATC CGCGTGATGCCCTCTGGTTTCTTCATCCTTTTGCGCCACTTTCTGCGCGTGGACCACGTGCTAATCCGGATGCACGACACCCGCTTCCACCACGAGATCGAGAATGACTTTATCCTGAAAGAGTACATCCATCGGGAGGCGCCTTGCACGGAGCTTCAAAACTCGGTGGCCTCCTGGACCAACCCGGATGCAATGCAAGAATTTGTGCCCGTGAAGTCCAAGCAATTGCAGAAGCTCTTCTTTAAGTAG